In Caldisphaera lagunensis DSM 15908, a single genomic region encodes these proteins:
- a CDS encoding glycosyltransferase family 2 protein: MEQINNLNVIIPTLNEEDGIGLTIDEITQYVNKENIIVVDGNSKDNTKNEVEKRGVKFFIQKGKGKAEAIKEALNHVNKEIVLIIDGDYTYPAKYIKEMHSILMNDEEVDEVIGVRNRKNQSIVYRFGNWFLTNFFSLLFGVHLNDVLSGMYMIRKRALEGALFEMRGFSVESEIAAHISSTGNKIAQVNIDYRERKGKKKLGIRHGIKIAIDMLRLSWRYNPVTLFFFVGSLLMIPGLIIGFYTVYDYVFLHIDHFVKAIIALILTATGFQSLMLSILSMYLKRMELRIKSYLNKK; this comes from the coding sequence ATGGAGCAAATTAATAATTTAAACGTTATTATTCCAACATTAAATGAGGAAGATGGTATTGGTTTAACTATTGATGAAATAACACAATATGTAAACAAAGAAAACATAATTGTTGTTGATGGAAATAGTAAAGACAACACAAAAAATGAAGTAGAAAAAAGAGGAGTAAAATTTTTCATTCAAAAAGGGAAGGGAAAGGCAGAAGCAATAAAAGAGGCATTAAATCATGTTAATAAAGAAATTGTATTGATAATTGATGGTGATTATACTTATCCGGCTAAATATATTAAGGAAATGCATAGCATATTAATGAATGATGAAGAAGTTGATGAAGTTATAGGAGTTAGGAACAGAAAAAACCAAAGTATTGTTTATAGGTTTGGTAATTGGTTTCTAACAAATTTTTTTAGTTTATTATTTGGTGTACATTTAAATGATGTATTAAGCGGTATGTATATGATAAGGAAAAGGGCATTAGAAGGAGCTCTATTTGAGATGAGGGGATTTAGTGTTGAGAGTGAAATAGCTGCCCACATTTCTTCGACTGGAAACAAAATAGCTCAAGTTAATATAGATTATAGAGAAAGAAAAGGTAAGAAGAAACTTGGTATAAGACATGGAATTAAAATAGCTATTGATATGTTAAGGCTTTCTTGGAGGTATAACCCTGTAACCCTATTTTTCTTTGTTGGGTCTTTATTGATGATTCCGGGTTTAATAATAGGTTTCTATACAGTATATGATTATGTTTTTCTTCATATAGACCACTTTGTTAAGGCAATCATAGCACTTATATTAACTGCAACAGGTTTTCAAAGCTTAATGCTATCAATACTAAGTATGTATTTGAAAAGAATGGAATTAAGGATAAAGAGCTATTTAAATAAGAAATAA
- a CDS encoding DUF2079 domain-containing protein, protein MLSFLRSNITKIILILSFVIYVISWSYIALMRYYSLNANVGDLGIVLQSTYDFMHSNFLGILNYLGSEGALIFFIPFLKFLYPIRSQALIVFQTIFLALAVFPLYGIAKHFLKSDLSSLFISLSWLIYFPLAGINWFDVHRQALFPTLFISSYYFYFFT, encoded by the coding sequence TTGTTAAGTTTTCTGAGATCTAATATAACAAAAATAATATTAATATTATCATTTGTTATTTATGTAATTTCATGGTCTTATATAGCATTAATGAGATACTATTCATTAAATGCAAATGTTGGAGATTTAGGAATAGTTTTACAATCAACATATGATTTTATGCACAGCAACTTTTTAGGAATTTTAAATTATTTGGGATCAGAAGGTGCATTAATTTTCTTTATTCCATTCTTAAAGTTTTTATACCCTATAAGATCTCAAGCATTAATAGTTTTTCAAACAATATTCTTAGCTCTTGCTGTGTTTCCATTATATGGTATTGCAAAGCATTTCTTAAAAAGCGATTTATCATCATTGTTTATATCTCTTAGCTGGCTTATATATTTTCCTTTAGCTGGAATAAACTGGTTTGATGTTCATAGACAAGCATTGTTCCCAACTTTGTTTATTTCTTCTTATTATTTTTACTTTTTTACTTAA
- a CDS encoding glycosyltransferase, translated as MKEKIAIIHALFDEIGGGEKLALSAIDALVNGGYDVKVYTGTKVDQEKIKNILGYSLKNDDIIHIKSKLSIFLANITGNKAVRLRRLMIYRKLFNKEFLNKLRDNYDLIIDTQSNLPTPTDITYIHFPATIGTTNKRNFIEKLYDDIVSLASKGLTKTRPGRTLTNSKWTANKIYKEFGIIADILYPPVDLDYFSKVSYGSHNNKKIITISRFSPEKGLDKIVDIAKQLKEFDFYIVGATTPVLSDKVINTIKNKIKNENVKNVFLMPDLPRNELLKIMEESKIYLHPPFAEHFGISIVEAMASGLVPVVYKDGGGWYDIVSNIDKNLGYKEINEAANSIKYAYEKYDSLKQLSINISKKFSREEFKLNILKMVNYALEIKQLEMR; from the coding sequence TTGAAGGAAAAAATTGCGATAATTCATGCTCTATTTGATGAAATTGGCGGAGGAGAAAAACTAGCATTATCAGCAATAGATGCCTTGGTTAATGGAGGCTATGATGTAAAGGTTTATACAGGAACAAAAGTTGATCAAGAAAAGATTAAAAATATATTAGGCTATAGCCTTAAAAATGACGATATTATACATATAAAATCAAAACTATCTATTTTTTTAGCTAATATAACTGGAAATAAAGCTGTGAGATTAAGAAGGCTTATGATTTATAGAAAATTGTTTAATAAAGAATTTTTAAATAAGTTAAGAGATAATTATGATCTTATCATTGATACACAAAGCAACCTTCCAACACCAACAGATATTACATATATACATTTTCCAGCTACAATTGGTACAACAAATAAAAGAAACTTTATTGAAAAATTATATGATGATATAGTTTCTTTAGCATCAAAAGGATTAACAAAAACTAGACCTGGAAGGACTTTAACAAATTCAAAATGGACAGCAAATAAAATTTATAAAGAATTTGGAATAATAGCTGATATATTATATCCTCCAGTTGATCTCGATTACTTTAGCAAAGTATCTTATGGAAGCCATAACAATAAGAAAATAATAACTATTTCTCGTTTTTCTCCAGAAAAAGGATTGGATAAGATTGTTGATATTGCAAAGCAGTTGAAAGAATTTGATTTTTATATTGTTGGAGCAACTACACCAGTTTTAAGCGATAAAGTTATTAACACTATAAAAAATAAAATAAAAAATGAAAACGTAAAAAACGTATTTTTAATGCCTGATCTTCCAAGAAATGAACTATTGAAAATTATGGAAGAATCAAAAATCTATCTCCACCCACCATTTGCTGAACATTTTGGAATTAGCATAGTTGAAGCTATGGCATCAGGCTTAGTACCTGTTGTATACAAAGATGGTGGAGGTTGGTATGATATTGTCTCTAATATTGATAAAAATTTAGGATATAAAGAAATTAATGAAGCTGCTAATTCTATAAAATACGCATATGAAAAATATGATTCATTAAAGCAATTATCAATAAATATTAGCAAAAAGTTTTCCAGAGAAGAGTTTAAATTAAATATACTAAAAATGGTTAACTACGCCCTAGAAATAAAGCAATTGGAAATGCGATAA